The DNA region CttaagtgaaatgaatccaattacaaagaagactaagacaagcataaacctatgggactacattaaattaaaaagcttctgcacagcaaatgaaatcaatacccaaaccaagagaccccttacaaaatgggagatatccacatgccatacatcagacaagaagctagtagtcaaaatatttaaagagctcaccaaactcaacaataagcaaacaaataaccccattcaaaaatggggagaggacatggacagaatattcaccacagaagagatccaaaaggctgagaaacacaggaaaaaaatgctccaagtctttgattgtcagggaaatacaaataaaaatgagatactacttcactcctgtgagaatgccatacatcaggaaaggtagcagcaacaaatgctggggaggttgtgggaacaaaggaaccctcctgcactgctagtgggaatgtaaattggtccaacctctgtggagaatagtctggagaactcttagaaggctagaaatgtacctaccctatgatcctgcaattccactcctggggttatatcctaaggaactcaacacacccatccaaaaagatctgtgtacatgtatgttcttagcagcacaatttgtaataggcaaaatctggaagcaacccaggtgttcaacaacagattagtggctgagcacgttgtggtctatatacacaactaAGAATACTACTAAgaaatactactaagctattaaaagcagtgatttcactgctttcaacccatgttggatggagcatgaagaaatcatgtcaagtgaaatcagtcagaaacagaaggatgaatatgggatgatctcagtcataggcagaagttgaaaaacaagatcagaagacagaacacaagtagaacctgaactggagttggtgtattgcaccaaagcaaaagagtctggtgtgtgtgtgtgtgttggggtggggggtggagtataggtcctggaaaaggatgacagaggacctagtgggggttgtattgttatatggaaaaactgagaaatgttacgcatgtacaaactattatttttactgttgactgtaaaatattaatcctccaataaaagaattaaaaaaaaacatcttaagtgaaaaaaaaatgtcctgactttatggtgtttttcattgttgcctatattttccccaatacttttattactacttctgagaaatatattttttaatttcacttacttttcattctcagaaatgCACCCATTTGGTAACCTCATCCTATGCTCTGTATACAACGATGTAACTATCAAgacatcttcatttatttactcattctcaACTCTGGTAATTTTGATGAAAGCTACAGATATGCTACCTGACTTCAAATTTTATCTTAAAGTGGTAACAATGAAAACTAAATGTATTGGAATAAAAAGTAGATTTAATATGATCTAAAATTTCCATGTTAAAGAAATGAAAGCATAACAAAACATTAAATTTTAACACCAATGTTTATTGCAGTATTTACTGTCAAGATTTATTTACTGTCATGAAACAGAGACCAGAATATTGTTCAGTGTGatatatggtggtgcttgggaacGAACCTGCATGCAGTCCTGAAGCACCAACACTGTGTTTCTTCCCAGTTCCTAaaatgttcaacaacagatgactagGGAACTAAAGCTGGTATATCTACAGAATGAGATATTACTCTGTTATAAAGAAAACAGATTTTTGTCACTcaatgaaaaaatggaaaaagatgaggGGGAGATGAGATGGAAAATAAATCAAACAATGGTAACAACCTTATATGTAAacattttcttaataaatttataataacgataaaaaaataaataaggaaaaaagtaTTTGGTAATTTcacgtatatacatatatatatatatatacatatatacacatgtacataTATTTTGCTAAACACACAAAACAGAGAACCAGTAAACATTGTCAACAGATACAAGACCTTGTATCACATTAAATAAGGATATAAAAGTTGGTTCAGGGAGACAAAGTGACGAGTATAAAAAAAGGTATGGGGGGTAGAGGTAGCATAACTGGTGGGATATACCATAGCAATATGCTTTCCTACAGTGAtgacattcatgctcaaaagatTTTATGTGTAGAACAacacaaaataataaacaaatatggaGACATTTGAGTCAGAGTAACTGAAACAGTTAGGAGGCTACTGAATGTTGAAACCCAGACTTGACCCTCACAAGTCCATGTCTGGGAAAGAATTGAAAACATTCCATTTGACCTTTCCTGGGTCAAATAATACACTGTCCAGAGTATGAAACTTTCACCATCCACTACAAAAACTTCAATTAACTTGCTTGGTCACTACAACAATTTGTGGATAATATTTTCTCCAATGTGCATAAAAGTACTCTAAGTACTCTACAGTGCTTTGTGTGGATATAAACTCTACCTGTTCCCAGGTATTTCAGAAAACCCTAAGTTTGTCAGGACTGTGTCTACTGCGCTGACATTAGATAAATCTacaaataaatgtttgttttgaCTTTTGCTCAATCAGGTTTTGATATTTTGGCAACCATGTCCAAATGTAGGCTTCtctacattgtgttcatttacAAGATTTCTCTCTATTATGTTCTTATGTGTGCTCAAAAGGAGAAGTGAAAAGCAAAGGTTTTCCTATGGTACTGACATTGAAAGGTATCACATAGAAACCTATCCAGAGAGTATTCTAGTATGATGTTTGAAGGgatgaggaatatatatattattttgctcATATTCCTTATAGTCACTCATTTCTCTCTACTGCATATTTTCATGCATATATCTGAATGCCTGTATTGGTTGAAAACTTTTCCACATTATAGGCATTCATGAGTTTTCTCTTTAGTGATATTCTCCTCTTCGAATGGATGAACACGTTTGAAAGCTTTCCCATATTCTTATCATTAATAGTTTCATTCTACAGTAGATTATTACATGCCTTCAAAGagatgaggaacaacagaaaactTTACCACATTCTTGAATTCATAGGGTTTTTCTCCAGTATGGATTCTCACATGTCTTTGAAGATTTGAAGAACAACTGAAAGCTGTCCCACATTCttgacattcatagggtttctctccagtgtgtAATCTCAAATGTACTTGAAACGATGAAGAACAACTTAATGCTTTCCCACATTCCtgacattcataaggtttctcccCAGTGTGCACTCTCACATGAACTTGAAGAGATGAGGAAGAACTGAATGCTTTACCACATTCTTgacattcatagggtttttctCCAGTGTGTACTCTCACATGTTCTTGAAGAGATGAGGAACAATTAAAAGCTTTCCCACATTCCtgacattcataaggtttctctccagtaTGCCTTCTCACATGTATTTGAAGAGATGAGGAGCGACTGAATGCTTTCCCACACTCttgacattcatagggtttctccccTGTATGGATTCTCGCGTGTTCTTGAAGTGATGAAGAACAACTAAATGATCTACCACATTCCTGACAtccatagggcttctctccagtgTGTACTCTCACATGTACTTGAAGATGTGAAGAacaactgaaagctttcccacaTTCAtggcattcatagggtttctctccagtatGCCTTCTTACATGTCTTTGAAGATGTGAAGAACAACTGAAAGCTTTTCCACACTCttgacattcatagggtttctcaccaGTGTGGATTCTCAAATGTGTTTGAAGGGATGATGAACAAGTAAAAGATTTTCCACATTCATGACATTCATAGGGTCTCTCTCCAGTGTGGATTCTCACATGTGCTTGAAGGGATGAGGAACAAATGAAAGCTTTGCCACATTCCTGACActtatagggtttctctccagtatGCCTTCGTACATGTTCTTGAAGGGATGAGGAAGAACTAAATCCTTTCCCACATTCTTGACATTTGTAGGGTCTTTCACCAGTATGTTTTCTCATATGTACTTGAAGGTGTGAAGAACGACTGAAAACTTTCCCACATTCCTGACATCTATAGGGTTTCTCGCCCGTGTGCATTCGAAAGTGTACTTGAAGGTGTGAAGAACAACTAAAAGATTTATCACACTCTTGACACTTATAGGGTCTCTCTCCAGTGTGGATTCTCACATGTTCTTGAAGAGATGAAGAACGACTAAAAGCTTTCCCACATTCCTGACATTTATAAGGTTTCTCTCCCGTGTGGATTCTTAAATGCCTTTGAAGATGTGAAGAACAAGTGAAAGTTTTCCCACATTCctgacattcatagggtttcactCCACTGTGCATTCCAATATGTATTTGAAGGGCTGAGGAACAACTAAAACCTCCCCACATTTCtgacattcataaggtttctcacCACTGGGTGTTGTATAAAGGACCAGAGATAAGGTGATGGCACAGAGGGAGCCTGTTTCCATATGAGTGCTTGACATGACAAGTCACAGCTTCAGATATGCACACATTCCTCAAATTGATTTTTGTGGACTGAGACATTTGCTaagtctttaaaacaaaacaagccaTGAATCTCTCATGCACAGAAAGATTTGTACTTTGTTGAAGGTTTTTCCATGTTCGAGTTTTTCATGACTTTCAGAGTATCCATCAAATAGTTTCTgttgaaaataaaatgtaaaaattaggAAAATTATCATAAGTGAATTGTTAATTAATTGTCCTACATATagtcattgattttttttgcctccagggttattgctggggcttggtgcctgcaccatgaatccactgctcctggaggcttccccaccttttgttgcctttgttgtttgatcattgttgtggttatttttatagttgttattgatgccattgcttgggattggacagagagaaatggagagaggaggggaaggcagaaaggggaagagaaagatagataactgcagacctgcttcaccgcttgtgaagcaacccccctgcaggtggggagccaggggcttgaaccgggatccttaagccggtccttacacttcgcaccatgtgtgtttaacctgtcattgaatttttatttgctagatTTACTGAGTTTCCAATACAATCTTCATAGTTACTAATCAAAAGGATTACAAAAGCCTGGATGTGGGCCCCATTCCTGATCATTCAATTTcatgttaaaaaataagatttaattATTATGAGGAAGTATAGAAAAGCAGAGAGGTACTGAGCTTGAGCATAAGGTGATATGAAAGATTGAGTGTATCTGTGTCCTCTCATGCTTCATGTATGTAAATTGGTGATCTAATAGGCTGAGCTATTTCTTCAGTCTTTGCATTATGTTTTAGCTATTCAATGTCTATGTCAAATCAATGAAAATGTAGTGTAGTTGTTATTAGAGAATCTCTACACAATTATTATACTACATTCATACTTTTTATTAGACTTGGAGTGGAATTCTAACACTCACAATTCATCTTCCTTTCCTGGGAGTGCCATTCATATAAAACATCTAGGTTTGATTGGGAGTTGAGGATAATAAGATGTAATAGTGGACAATGTAATTGATAATATAACATACAGAATAAGCAGTGGGTAAATGGACAGATGTAGGTCATATGTAATTATCTTCCCATAACTTTACATTTTATAAGAATATATATgacagggaatcgggtggtagcacagcaggttaagcgcatgtggcgcaagcacaaggaccgacataaggatcccagtacagGTCCCcagttcccaacctgcaggggagtcgcttcacaggcagtgaagcaggtctgcaggtgtctatctttcaatccccatctctgtcttctcctcctctctccatctctctctgttctatgtaacaattatgacatcaataacaacaataaaaacaagggcaacaaaagggaaaataaatacatttaaaaaaattaaatatatatatatatatatgacaaaataaAACTCTAAGGACTTCCAGGGGTGAAGCCATGGTGGAATAATCACTCTTAAACCATTCCCCCTAAAACAGCTGAATAAAGAACAACAAACCACAGACTATTATCATCAGAGAACAGCCAGATTTGTCTGAAAACACACCCATATCCTCTGAGAGTAGGTGAAATTGTATACATGATTAGTTTAAGAGAAAGTGCCTTACATGCATGCAGCTCAGGTTCAAATTATAGTTGTTACAAAGCACTAAACATATAAGAACTCAAAGACTAGTGCTTACCACCTACAGTTCTAGATCATGCAGAGGtgtttcaggatcatagggtaaaaTGATAAGAATCTCTAAAATAGACAAAGATAGAGAAACAAAATTTAAGAAAACTGCAGCAACTATAAGAAATACAGAAAGGTAAATACAGTAAAATAGAAATTCTAGAAGGATAAGACATGGCATCAGAGaccatattaaatatatatatatatatattggattgtcagaaaagtcaactCATTTTTgccatagaaaaacaaaaaaagtcacaACTTTTCAGAATATACAATAGTTAAAAGTCTCCTCAATCTtggaaatgaataaaacataaCTACAAGAAGCAGTTCAAGAGACATGCAAAATTGTTGATCTAAAATGACCTACAGTAAGATATACATGCAACATTACATGTAAAATTTATTATCAAAAGCCAAAGATACTAAATAGATATTGAAAGCTgccataaaaagaagaaaattatttttaaaatacaatgtTATCAGGCTCTCATGAAATTCCTCAGAAAAAAACCCTAGGCCAAAAGAAACTGTAATGACATATCAAATGAATGGAAGATAAGTAGTAACAAAAATACTTTACTCTGAAAAACTAACTCAAATACTGTGGAGGAATAAAGAGATTTTCAGACAAGAACTATTGAAAGGAAttcaataagaaaagaaaggaaaataagtcCTAAGCAAGGTCAGAAATAGCAAAAaccaagggagaaataaaaagaacaatgagctacaaaatgggaagaaaaaaacagaagcaattaTGACAATGAGAAGAGTCCAGctttaaaaagagaattttagATATAGTAAGAGAAAACACTCATGGCAACcactaaaaataagtaataacaCAACAAAGACCAaggttaaaatgaaaaaagatccttggattcccacatagatatgataggcctagttCTCTAATAGATCTCCCTCTTCAgtatcattggtcacttccatcaaggaTATCATAagtcttcttgtgggcctcttctGGACCTTGCcctagaacagcaatggtagggactcccccattcacaaaaaaaaaaaaggaaaaaaaaagtcatgggctctttggaatataactaaaataggcctactatctacaaaatggagacccccctccccccaactattcatttgcactattctagcctttaggttcatgattagtcaacgatttgtttggctttatatattaactcctttttcagccaccaggttccagatgctagcatgatgccacagacttccctgggcagacgactcaccaatgtgtcctggagccccgcttccccatagctccaccccagtagggaaagagagagacagactgggagtatggatcattctgtcaatgcccatgttcagcggtgaagcaatgacagaagccagaccttccacctttcgcatcccacaatgaccctgggtccatactcccagagggtaaaataataggaaacctatcaggggaggggatgggatacagagttctggtggtgggaactgtgtgggaattgtacccctcttgtcctatggtttttgtcagtgtttcctttttataaataaaaattaaaaaaaaaaaaaaagagtagctgggtcagcctactctgccacttgaggaacttGTCCCAAAATGAGTGCAGATGagagtgttcctagctatgaccatgagctcagactgacacggatgcagaggttacacatgcttctgtgctaaataggaatagagtagctcctaaatatggtaaAAGGCTATATTTTCATAAAAATCCATTTGCAGGTTGGGCCCTAGGAAATAACTCAGTGTTAGATCACAAAACTGACATGCCTAAGGACCCAGAAGTGCCAATAGAAATGGAAAACACCaactagaacttgaactgggtttgttgTAATGCATCCAAGTGAAGGACTCAGGGTACAGGCGATGGGTGTCAGGTTGGTGTCTGATGGTGGAGAAGCACCTAGGATTGGGCTGTGAGTGTTCTATAGAAAATTGTGAAATTTTGCACACGTATCAAAAACTATATTTACTGAGGTAAGTAAAATGGtctacaggaatgcaggtgtctgtctcttttcctctatctttccctcccctttcaatttctgtctttacccaataataactaaacagaagtaaaattactaaataaataaacctatgcAATAGAGATCCTAGAAACTTCCAATTTGTAGCTGGTGAGAAGTACAGATAACAACCTAagactcaggggctgggtggtggagcacctggttgagtgcacatattacaatgctcaaggacccaggtttgagccccctgtccccacctgcagggggaaagatttacaagtggtgaagcagggctgcaggtgtctctgtctctcctctatcacctccttccctctcgatttctggctgtctctatccaataaataaataaagataataaaaacatttaaaaaaaactttaaaagaaaacaatctaAGACTTGAGCTAAAAAGTGGTCTATTTATGTACACTcatcaaaatgtagacatataaatcagtagttgattaatatgagagggggaaaatcaattgtatgtctcaaagtttttcaaaacacaaactgaatctttttaatatataggctgtgtatttgatatgcgggctctctcaaaagcctagaccaagtagattagaagcatccaatagcacagctatatacaagatactggatactgtacagcaaaccataacaaaaggacttttcaaagttaacccaattaccaaataatgtgataacattaactatcgattgtctttttgaaccctaagacagcaggaacctcacatctccactatagagcccctacttcctccagtcctggaacccttggatagggcccactttcccgtatgcctctcccaatccataccaaataatattgcatccgccgatcacaacctaaccaacgcaacgattgccacctcaacatgcttcacctcagactgtatccagagacttcacgagtggaatgacaacccttcagcttcattactcgggtgagacctttccttttatagtacactctaatttcatctcaggtggttcactttctaacaaagtcccaaaaacctagatatagaccaggttctgtgagagagagcatatcttcacacgtatctatatatatatatcagatatatatgcaaaatatatatctgaaagcagaagtacactagagtttgcagtgagtacccccctaacacttcctctccactattccaagctttgggtccatgactgctcaacaatttgtttggcttcgtatgttaactctcttttcaatcaccaggttccagatgccaccaggatgctggccaggcttccctggattgaagaccccaccaatgtgtcctggagctcagcttccccagagacacaccctactagggaaagagagaggcagactgggagtatggaccgaccagtcaatgcccatgttcagcggggaagcaattacagaagccagaccttctacattctgtaactctcaatgaccctgggtccatgctcccagagggatagagaatgggaaagctatcaggggagggagtgggttatggagattgggtggtgggaattgtgtggagttgtacccctcctaccttatggttttgttaattaatcctttcttaaattaaaaaaaaagtggtctattTAAAGGGTGGCTTTGGGATATTAAATCTGTGGAATATGGGGCTATCTCATGTTAGGTAATATAAGAATTGAAGTGAATTATCACATACCCCACTGGTTTCTGAAAATTGGTTACTGTACTTGTTGGGGACTACTCTCTCCCAATTAGAATTGGGTCCAGCAACCCAACTCAATATAGAAGTCAGTTAACATATTTGAATTTATTCAAGTAAACACAGCATCTAAAAATATCTTTGGTCAGTAAAGAAACAAAACCAGTAGACTAAAACTATCTCTGTTCAACTGTGTAGGCTTGAAAGAGTCATAAGACAGCAAGCAATTGTTAATATATCAGTGATAACAAATTATagaaattgttgtatgctttacattgggttgttctagctctccccctgccaagaaaactggttcagtcctgctagttttcgcaggccagcttgtccccgccccaaggaaccccgggagagttccagagtttcagagttcgagagtgcttggcgctgctgcgggggaaggaggcaggagagttctgtttggtgattagtttgtcttagtttataaatcgttgttcctgaataaaaaaatacagcttccctgcccatttGAGATAATATAACCTGTTTTATTGGATGGAATGCTTTGAGCAAGTGGTATCAAAGCAGTGTTGGTGCAGCCTCAGCCTATGATCCCCAGACAAGGTGGTCTGGGACACTCTGTTGTACCCAGGAGGTAATAGAAAACCCTGTTTTGTTTGCCTGAGGAAAGGGATCCAATCCCAGTTTCAGAAGTTCTAAAGACCATAGCTACCCCCTGGCCCAAGACTGTAGGCACAACATCTAAGAAAGCCACACCCATACCTGCTTGTGACTGTTCTGGAAGATAAGAAAACCAGCATAACTGCTACTGAAATCACACACACCTAAGACTTCTATCTTGCCAATGAACTTAAGACACTGACCCCTAAGTTGGACTCTACACACTGTATCTCTTCTTttattagaattttattttattttattttatctttatatgtATAcgttctcaatttttttctcgtTTTATGTATGCTTTTATAGGTTCATTCATTTGTCTCCTTTTGCATGTCTGTGTTTGGCTTATTTTTCTATTACCTTTCTCAGTATGCATGATTTTCCACACTCTTCTTTTTGTTACCTGTTTTGCTTCTATTGAGATATTTGTTTGAACTTCCAAAGGCATGTTATGGAGTAGAAGCCGTTTCAGATTGCTTGCCtgagaaactagaaaaaaaaaaaatcaccatctgaagactcaacaaaatacaagcaagatttcttcagaaactcagtaagccacagtaaaatacagacaCATTTGGCCAATGGGTGGAAAAGGGGTGAGGAAGAGATCATCAGAACTCAAGAAGCCATATTTTGTGCAGCTAGCTCCAAACTGGGAGTGAAATGGCCAAGCACATTGCCAGTGGCAAAAGAAGACCAAGGATAGCATGCTGGTTCCTCATTAGAGCTCACTTCTCCAAGGCCACTGGATGTCAACCCAGTGCTTGGCAAAATCTAGATTTAGCTactggaaaatagggagagaattTGGAGTCTAGTCCCAATCTGTCACATGCTGGTTCTATGACCAAATCACACTCCTTTCTCAGTTCATTTTTCCTCTTATCTCTGATATGtctcttattttattgattttatcttcactttctttttttcttgcttcgaatttttattattattatttaatttctttattggggaattagtgctttacattcaacagtaaatacaaaagtttgttgtacatgcataacatttctcagttttccatataacaatacaacccccactaggtcctccgtcatccttcttggatttgtattctccccacccacccacgccatagttttttactttgatgcaatacgccaattccggcTCAcgtcctacttgtgttttcttttctgatcttgtttttcaacttctgcctgacagtgagatcatcccatattcatccttctgtttctgacttatttcacttaacatgaatggttcaaggtccatccaagatcggctgaaaagtgaaatcaccatattttatagctgagtagtattccattgtatatatatacacatatataccacaacttgctcagccactcatctgttgttggacacctgggttgcttccaggttttggctattacaaattgtgctgccaagaacatatgtgtacacagatctttttggatgggtgtgttgagttccttaggatatatccccaggagaggaattgcaggatcataggttaggtccatatctagccttctgagagttctccagactgttatccacagaggttggaccaatttacattcccacttgcagtgcaggagggttcctttgttcccacaacctctccagcatttgctgttacttttttttttttttttttacttttttttaaattggggaattactgttttacattcaacagtaagtacaatggtttatatatgcataacattccccagtttcccatataacaatacaacccccactaggtcctctgaatccttcttggacctgtattttccccaatgctgttaccttttcacaggagtaaagtggtatctcattgttgtctggatttgcatttctctgacaatcagagacttggagcattttttcatgtgtttctctggccttttggatctcttctgtggtgaatattctgtccatgtcctccccccatttttggatggggttatttgttgtcttgttgttgagatttggaaGTTCTTTATAtactctggttattagcctcttgtctgatgtatggcatgtaaagatctctccattctgtgagtggtctcttggtttgggtagtagtttctttagctgtgcagaagctttttaatttgatgtagtcccgtaagtttatgcttgtcttagtcttctttgtaattggatttgtttcattgaagatttctttaagatttatgaaataagagttctgccaatattttcctctaattatctgatagtttctggtctaacatccaagtccttgatccacttggaatttacttttgtatttggtgaaatacagtggttcagtttcattcttctgcatgtttcaacccattttttccaacaccatttgttgaagagactctgctttccccattgaatagtctgggcacctttgtcaaagattagatgtccataggtgtggaggcttacttctgggctctcaattctattccactggtcagtatgtctattcatgttccagtaccaagcagttttgatgacaatggccctataatacaaattgaggtctgggagtgtgatgccttagGTTCTATTATCTTCACTTTCttatctctgttttctctcttaatCACTAGTGGGTGATTAAATCACAATTCTAGCTATTGTTTAAGTCTTCTTATCTtatctctcttcatttttaaaaatttatttatttattttaatttttatgttaatttatttttccttttgttgcccttgttgttttattgttgtagttattgatgttgtcgttgttaggacagagagaaatggagagaggaggggaagacagagagggggagagaaagatagatacctgcagacctgctccaccgcctgtgaagcgactcccctgcaggtggggagccgggggctcgaaccaggatccttacaccggtccctgtgctttgcaccacatgcgcttaacccac from Erinaceus europaeus chromosome 23, mEriEur2.1, whole genome shotgun sequence includes:
- the LOC132535589 gene encoding LOW QUALITY PROTEIN: zinc finger protein 709-like (The sequence of the model RefSeq protein was modified relative to this genomic sequence to represent the inferred CDS: inserted 1 base in 1 codon); this encodes MSSTHMETGSLCAITLSLVLYTTPSGEKPYECQKCGEXFSCSSALQIHIGMHSGVKPYECQECGKTFTCSSHLQRHLRIHTGEKPYKCQECGKAFSRSSSLQEHVRIHTGERPYKCQECDKSFSCSSHLQVHFRMHTGEKPYRCQECGKVFSRSSHLQVHMRKHTGERPYKCQECGKGFSSSSSLQEHVRRHTGEKPYKCQECGKAFICSSSLQAHVRIHTGERPYECHECGKSFTCSSSLQTHLRIHTGEKPYECQECGKAFSCSSHLQRHVRRHTGEKPYECHECGKAFSCSSHLQVHVRVHTGEKPYGCQECGRSFSCSSSLQEHARIHTGEKPYECQECGKAFSRSSSLQIHVRRHTGEKPYECQECGKAFNCSSSLQEHVRVHTGEKPYECQECGKAFSSSSSLQVHVRVHTGEKPYECQECGKALSCSSSFQVHLRLHTGEKPYECQECGTAFSCSSNLQRHVRIHTGEKPYEFKNVVKFSVVPHLFEGM